One genomic segment of Bifidobacterium breve DSM 20213 = JCM 1192 includes these proteins:
- a CDS encoding RrF2 family transcriptional regulator — translation MNGDYSLAVHALVYLDHRNTHLPSQILAENICTNAARVRKVMRPLAAAGLAATKEGAEGGYALAQPAADITLSTVAEATGTTFVDANWKPGDIHEECLVSSSMGAVMDGIYDGLNRTCLEQLAHTTIHDITEQIFSGASSQAN, via the coding sequence GTGAACGGAGACTATTCACTAGCAGTGCACGCGCTGGTCTATTTGGATCACCGCAATACGCACCTGCCCAGCCAGATCTTGGCCGAGAACATCTGTACCAACGCAGCTCGCGTGCGCAAGGTGATGCGCCCGCTGGCCGCAGCCGGTCTCGCCGCCACCAAGGAAGGCGCCGAGGGCGGATACGCGCTGGCTCAACCCGCCGCCGACATCACACTGAGCACAGTGGCCGAGGCCACCGGCACCACTTTTGTGGACGCGAACTGGAAACCGGGAGATATCCACGAGGAGTGCCTAGTGTCATCCTCCATGGGTGCGGTGATGGACGGCATTTACGATGGGCTGAACCGCACCTGCCTCGAGCAGTTGGCACACACCACCATTCACGACATCACCGAACAGATCTTCAGCGGCGCTAGCAGCCAAGCAAACTAG